In one Terriglobales bacterium genomic region, the following are encoded:
- the trpE gene encoding anthranilate synthase component I, giving the protein MLRPQLKEFQDLARTATLVPVVKTVMADLLTPVSAFLGISTGEQEAFLLESVEGGERIGRYTFLGVRPYMVLESRNEQITIRRGRTVERSKGKLFDVLARLLREHQPAALPDLPPFNCGAVGFIAYDAVRQLEKLPEKARDDLKAPDSFLMFFDRVLAFDHLRKQIHIIAVANVRDEQPKQAYERAVKDIAGLERKLARGASPPRVRPRKEGYKLKETTGRSAFLKSILKAKEYIGAGDAFQIVLSQRMELEPGVPAFEIYRALRMINPSPYLYFLQTRNFQVLGSSPEMLVRVSGRKLEYRPIAGTRPRSADPEEDRRWEQELREDEKERAEHVMLVDLGRNDLGRVSEYGSVQVKDFMFVERYSHVMHLVSAIESKLRPEFHAIDAFAAAFPAGTLSGAPKVRAMEIIEELEPVRRGIYGGAILYADFAGNLDSCIAIRTMFVQGRRAYVQAGAGIVADSVPETEYQECLNKAKALLRAVGMARNYE; this is encoded by the coding sequence ATGCTCCGACCACAACTCAAGGAATTCCAAGATCTCGCGCGGACCGCCACTCTGGTTCCCGTCGTCAAGACGGTGATGGCAGATCTGCTGACTCCGGTTTCCGCTTTCCTCGGCATTTCTACAGGAGAGCAGGAGGCGTTTCTGTTGGAGTCAGTTGAGGGTGGAGAGAGGATTGGACGCTACACGTTTCTCGGGGTTCGTCCCTATATGGTCCTCGAGAGCCGCAATGAACAGATCACGATTCGAAGGGGACGAACTGTCGAACGCAGCAAAGGAAAACTGTTCGATGTTCTGGCGCGGCTGCTGCGCGAACATCAGCCCGCGGCATTGCCTGACCTACCCCCATTCAATTGCGGAGCCGTCGGATTCATCGCCTACGATGCCGTGCGCCAGCTCGAGAAACTTCCTGAAAAGGCGCGTGACGATCTCAAGGCTCCCGATTCCTTCCTGATGTTCTTCGATCGCGTACTCGCGTTCGATCACCTGCGCAAGCAGATTCACATCATCGCCGTCGCAAACGTTCGCGACGAACAGCCAAAACAAGCATACGAACGCGCGGTGAAGGACATCGCAGGCCTGGAGCGCAAGCTCGCGCGCGGAGCTTCTCCACCCAGAGTCCGTCCGCGTAAAGAGGGCTATAAGCTGAAAGAAACCACCGGACGCAGTGCGTTCCTCAAGAGCATCTTGAAGGCTAAGGAATACATTGGCGCAGGAGATGCTTTTCAGATCGTCCTCTCTCAGCGCATGGAACTTGAACCCGGTGTGCCTGCGTTCGAGATCTATCGCGCACTGCGCATGATTAACCCCTCACCGTATCTGTACTTTCTGCAGACACGCAATTTTCAAGTACTGGGGTCCTCTCCCGAGATGCTTGTGCGCGTGAGCGGCCGGAAGCTGGAGTACCGTCCCATAGCGGGAACACGTCCGCGCAGTGCTGACCCGGAAGAAGATCGCCGCTGGGAGCAGGAGCTGCGTGAAGACGAAAAGGAGCGCGCCGAGCACGTGATGCTTGTGGATCTTGGACGCAATGATCTGGGGCGTGTCAGCGAGTATGGCTCGGTGCAGGTAAAGGACTTCATGTTTGTCGAGCGCTATTCACACGTGATGCACCTGGTCTCGGCGATCGAGAGCAAGTTGCGCCCAGAATTTCATGCCATTGACGCCTTTGCTGCGGCATTTCCAGCGGGCACGCTCAGTGGAGCTCCCAAGGTACGGGCGATGGAGATCATCGAAGAACTTGAGCCCGTCCGCCGTGGAATCTACGGCGGTGCTATTTTGTATGCCGATTTCGCCGGCAATCTGGATTCGTGCATTGCCATCCGCACCATGTTTGTCCAAGGGCGGCGCGCTTACGTACAAGCGGGCGCCGGAATCGTAGCCGACTCAGTTCCCGAAACGGAATACCAGGAATGCCTCAACAAAGCCAAAGCTCTGCTGCGAGCAGTCGGGATGGCGAGGAATTACGAATAG